In a single window of the Nilaparvata lugens isolate BPH chromosome 1, ASM1435652v1, whole genome shotgun sequence genome:
- the LOC120352747 gene encoding putative nuclease HARBI1, which translates to MSKDVFQVRSHGFPGIIGVMDSTHIKIKQPVDNAHDYYNRNKYHSVNLLAVCDENCKFINVATGFPGRLHDARVFRVSDLGQALANDHYQLVFLDERHLLADCAYPLLPYIMTLIL; encoded by the exons ATGTCTAAAGAC GTATTTCAAGTAAGATCTCATGGATTTCCTGGAATAATTGGTGTCATGGATTCAACACACATCAAAATTAAACAGCCAGTAGATAATGCACATGATTATTACAATAGAAACAAATATCATTCAGTTAATTTGCTAGCTGTTTGtgatgaaaattgtaaatttatcaATGTTGCCACTGGCTTCCCCGGAAGACTACATGATGCAAGGGTATTTAGAGTCAGTGATCTAGGGCAAGCTCTTGCCAACGACCATTACCAACTGGTTTTCTTAGATGAACGCCACCTACTTGCCGATTGTGCCTACCCTTTGTTGCCGTACATTATGACtcttatactctga